The region CTCGCCTTCGCTGCCCCAATCTTATCAAGATAAGCTTGATATTGGTTTTGGTTACCGGAAGCGCCCAATAACGCCGATAGTGCCCCACCAGCGCTGCAACCGAATGAGATAATCCAGTTTTCATTGCCCGGAATGGTTGCCGAATTGTAGTGAAGGTAGCGAACAGCTGCTTTTAAATCGACTATCGCCACTGGGGCTTTGCCAAAATATCGCCCATCGACAGATTGGTTATCCCAACCACGAACGCCAGGTGTCACAACGACATAGCCTGCCGCTAATGCTAAGTTGGCTTTATCCGACCCTATGCCAGGGAATACGGACTGCTCGCTCCTAGCCTTGTGGCTGGGCGGCATCTGATGGTCATCCATTGGCTCCATCGCATCTTGTGGCCTTGGTTGCACCATTCCCAAAGGCGGACCCATTCTCCGATCCAATGGCGTACCCGGTGGCATTTCGCCGATAGGTGGACGAGGAGGGTGTTGGAAATGGGCAATTGGCGAATGTTGCGCTTTGCCAAGCGGCTGATTACTGGCTGACATATAACCGCCAACGGTAATGTTAAGAATCACTGGCGCTTGCGCTACATTGACGCTTTGGCGATCAATCTCCACGGGCACGTCTATATTCAAGCTTTGATAGCGCAGATCGATTGGCTTAGTGACATAAGGGATCGATTGGTAGTGATGAACGACTATGGTTCGCTCTCCATGTTCCGTGTGGACATGGATTGTTTTGACCTGATAGTCCTGCATAGGAAAAGCAAGCGAAGTCTCGGCCAATGCCGGTAACGAAATTGAAGCAAAGCCAAGCATAACGCCAATCGCTAAGGCCACTTGACCAATGGAAACAGAGTGAGAATGATTCATATGAGACACCTAAATCAACTTATGCGTCGACTATAGGTGAAAGTGCATCAAGAGAAAGGCGGGATTACGGAGCTTTACACTCCCATGCAGAGGATTTACGTCGTAGAAACAGATTGAAATAACCAATCGGCCTACCCAAAGGTAAGCCGATTGAACTGTGTTATGACAATGACAAGAGCAGTTAGAACACCATTGCATCTGCTAGATGAGAAACAGCCAAAGCAAAGTAGTACGAGCGGTTCCATTTCATCAAGACGTTATAGTTGCTGTATACCAAGTACACGCGACCTTTTTCGTCATCAGGAATAATCAGCCACGCTTTAATGTCATCGTTTAATTTTGGCAACGGATGACCATCATAGCGAGTCACACCTAACTCGTTCCACTCATGCAAATATTTGCCTTTATCCGCTTCGCGTCCAGCAAGATTCACATCAAACCCGTGAGGCAATTTTACT is a window of Vibrio porteresiae DSM 19223 DNA encoding:
- a CDS encoding subtype B tannase, which codes for MNHSHSVSIGQVALAIGVMLGFASISLPALAETSLAFPMQDYQVKTIHVHTEHGERTIVVHHYQSIPYVTKPIDLRYQSLNIDVPVEIDRQSVNVAQAPVILNITVGGYMSASNQPLGKAQHSPIAHFQHPPRPPIGEMPPGTPLDRRMGPPLGMVQPRPQDAMEPMDDHQMPPSHKARSEQSVFPGIGSDKANLALAAGYVVVTPGVRGWDNQSVDGRYFGKAPVAIVDLKAAVRYLHYNSATIPGNENWIISFGCSAGGALSALLGASGNQNQYQAYLDKIGAAKASDAIFASACYSPITDLEHADGAYEWMFGKEPLQGSLVNQKPSKELVKQFGNYLDRLQLQGVGGFGVLTTANYRQYLKSRYLIPALERYLNGLTHDDQKIYLDLHPWIRWDGQHAQFTWADFVADMGRLKGLPAFDTLDLSAPENKLFGSEYVDANHFSEYALRQATNNTHAALTPQMVQLTQMMNPMTFLLKNKQSGVAQYWWLRTGAKDNNTSPTVLANLAAGLVEHGKQVNAAYFWEGGHCADTDPQGAIDWVREITGYQR